A section of the Malaclemys terrapin pileata isolate rMalTer1 chromosome 15, rMalTer1.hap1, whole genome shotgun sequence genome encodes:
- the TMEM107 gene encoding transmembrane protein 107 isoform X3 encodes MALVSGLVPARFLTLTAHLVIVITIFWSRDNNVLASLPLQYSQQQYQRQDVELVVALSVTLGLFAVELAGFLSGVSMFNHTQSLLSIGAHTAAAVALLFFLFDQWDSSLYWWIFAFCSALPAAFEILLFVSVFVFKRKPL; translated from the exons ATGGCGCTGGTCAGCGGATTGGTGCCCGCCCGTTTCCTGACCCTCACGGCCCATCTCGTCATCGTCATCACCATCTTCTGGTCCCGG GACAACAACGTCCTTGCCTCGCTGCCCCTGCAGTACAGCCAGCAGCAGTACCAGCGCCAGGACGTGGA GCTGGTGGTGGCCCTGTCGGTGACGCTGGGCTTGTTCGCCGTGGAGCTGGCTGGCTTCCTGTCCGGGGTGTCCATGTTCAACCACACGCAGAGTCTGCTCT CCATTGGGGCCCACACTGCCGCCGCCGTggccctcctcttcttcctcttcgaCCAGTGGGACAGCAGCCTCTACTGGTGGATCTTTGCCTTCTGCAG CGCCCTGCCTGCTGCCTTCGAGATCCTGCTCTTCGTGTCCGTCTTCGTGTTCAAGAGGAAGCCCCTGTGA
- the TMEM107 gene encoding transmembrane protein 107 isoform X5 — MALVSGLVPARFLTLTAHLVIVITIFWSRDNNVLASLPLQYSQQQYQRQDVDALPAAFEILLFVSVFVFKRKPL, encoded by the exons ATGGCGCTGGTCAGCGGATTGGTGCCCGCCCGTTTCCTGACCCTCACGGCCCATCTCGTCATCGTCATCACCATCTTCTGGTCCCGG GACAACAACGTCCTTGCCTCGCTGCCCCTGCAGTACAGCCAGCAGCAGTACCAGCGCCAGGACGTGGA CGCCCTGCCTGCTGCCTTCGAGATCCTGCTCTTCGTGTCCGTCTTCGTGTTCAAGAGGAAGCCCCTGTGA
- the TMEM107 gene encoding transmembrane protein 107 isoform X1, producing MALVSGLVPARFLTLTAHLVIVITIFWSRDNNVLASLPLQYSQQQYQRQDVELVVALSVTLGLFAVELAGFLSGVSMFNHTQSLLSIGAHTAAAVALLFFLFDQWDSSLYWWIFAFCSIGCSLQRLHLSLLLRLGALGERHLLVHPGLLQRPACCLRDPALRVRLRVQEEAPVSRSRAPREVCTAGPTGSEPGGGYAGRGARQRSPLLLSPTDLALAGGSW from the exons ATGGCGCTGGTCAGCGGATTGGTGCCCGCCCGTTTCCTGACCCTCACGGCCCATCTCGTCATCGTCATCACCATCTTCTGGTCCCGG GACAACAACGTCCTTGCCTCGCTGCCCCTGCAGTACAGCCAGCAGCAGTACCAGCGCCAGGACGTGGA GCTGGTGGTGGCCCTGTCGGTGACGCTGGGCTTGTTCGCCGTGGAGCTGGCTGGCTTCCTGTCCGGGGTGTCCATGTTCAACCACACGCAGAGTCTGCTCT CCATTGGGGCCCACACTGCCGCCGCCGTggccctcctcttcttcctcttcgaCCAGTGGGACAGCAGCCTCTACTGGTGGATCTTTGCCTTCTGCAG cattgGCTGCTCACTGCAGCGCCTCCATCTGTCTCTCCTTCTTCGTcttggagcgctgggagagcgcCACCTACTGGTACATCCTGGCCTTCTGCAG CGCCCTGCCTGCTGCCTTCGAGATCCTGCTCTTCGTGTCCGTCTTCGTGTTCAAGAGGAAGCCCCTGTGAGCCGGAGCCGGGCCCCCCGGGAGGTCTGTACCGCTGGCCCCACGGGCTCTGAGCCGGGTGGTGGATATGCCGGACGGGGAGCTCGCCAGCGCTCGCCACTGCTCCTCAGCCCTACAGACCTGGCGCTGGCCGGGGGCAGCTGGTGA
- the TMEM107 gene encoding transmembrane protein 107 isoform X4, which translates to MALVSGLVPARFLTLTAHLVIVITIFWSRDNNVLASLPLQYSQQQYQRQDVELVVALSVTLGLFAVELAGFLSGVSMFNHTQSLLSLAAHCSASICLSFFVLERWESATYWYILAFCSALPAAFEILLFVSVFVFKRKPL; encoded by the exons ATGGCGCTGGTCAGCGGATTGGTGCCCGCCCGTTTCCTGACCCTCACGGCCCATCTCGTCATCGTCATCACCATCTTCTGGTCCCGG GACAACAACGTCCTTGCCTCGCTGCCCCTGCAGTACAGCCAGCAGCAGTACCAGCGCCAGGACGTGGA GCTGGTGGTGGCCCTGTCGGTGACGCTGGGCTTGTTCGCCGTGGAGCTGGCTGGCTTCCTGTCCGGGGTGTCCATGTTCAACCACACGCAGAGTCTGCTCT cattgGCTGCTCACTGCAGCGCCTCCATCTGTCTCTCCTTCTTCGTcttggagcgctgggagagcgcCACCTACTGGTACATCCTGGCCTTCTGCAG CGCCCTGCCTGCTGCCTTCGAGATCCTGCTCTTCGTGTCCGTCTTCGTGTTCAAGAGGAAGCCCCTGTGA
- the TMEM107 gene encoding transmembrane protein 107 isoform X2, whose amino-acid sequence MALVSGLVPARFLTLTAHLVIVITIFWSRDNNVLASLPLQYSQQQYQRQDVDIGCSLQRLHLSLLLRLGALGERHLLVHPGLLQRPACCLRDPALRVRLRVQEEAPVSRSRAPREVCTAGPTGSEPGGGYAGRGARQRSPLLLSPTDLALAGGSW is encoded by the exons ATGGCGCTGGTCAGCGGATTGGTGCCCGCCCGTTTCCTGACCCTCACGGCCCATCTCGTCATCGTCATCACCATCTTCTGGTCCCGG GACAACAACGTCCTTGCCTCGCTGCCCCTGCAGTACAGCCAGCAGCAGTACCAGCGCCAGGACGTGGA cattgGCTGCTCACTGCAGCGCCTCCATCTGTCTCTCCTTCTTCGTcttggagcgctgggagagcgcCACCTACTGGTACATCCTGGCCTTCTGCAG CGCCCTGCCTGCTGCCTTCGAGATCCTGCTCTTCGTGTCCGTCTTCGTGTTCAAGAGGAAGCCCCTGTGAGCCGGAGCCGGGCCCCCCGGGAGGTCTGTACCGCTGGCCCCACGGGCTCTGAGCCGGGTGGTGGATATGCCGGACGGGGAGCTCGCCAGCGCTCGCCACTGCTCCTCAGCCCTACAGACCTGGCGCTGGCCGGGGGCAGCTGGTGA